CCGAATGGGAGAGGAGCTGGCCGGCATGGACGccgtaggggggggggtggcggtgTCCGAcgcccagcagcagctcggaGGGGGGCGACAACCGCAGCCTCACGAGGGCTTGGATGGCGTGGACTCGTCCGGTGGCGTCATGGCCTTGCACGGCCCCCCTGTCCTGGAGCTACCCGTGGCGATGGAGCCGGATCACATGGGGGGCCGAGTGGGGAAtgctggcggcggcggaggGGCGGGGGCGCTCGGGGAGCTGAGCGCGGGCGTGGTCAGCGTTGTCCTCACCGGCTCCTTGGCCGGCCATAGCCAGCTGGAGGCCGTGTCGCTTCACGGACACTCCGGGATGGGGCTCGAGGCGGTGAACGTGCCCCCCATCACCGCCGAGGTGTCACTGGGGCCGGAGAATAACCTGGTGCTGGTCAACTCCACCCTACAGCTGGAGGGCTCCGCCCCCAAGGACAACATGGCTGCTGCCTACACCATCTGTGAGTGAGCTCTTGtggtttatttaaacaggcagcgagcggcgccccccccctccctgtacCAACTGTCGTTCTGCCCCCAGGGTGCACGCTGTGCGAGCGCTCGTATGCGTCCGACTGCCCGGAGCACGGCCCGGTCACCTTCATCCCCGACACGCCCATCCAAAGCCGCGCTCGCCTCTCCCTCCCGCGGCCGCTGTGTCTGCGCATCTCGGTGGCCGACGAACCGCTGGGTGAGcgaataagccccccccccccatcacttctTCTGTGGTTAAACATGATCACAATCAGCTTCCTGTGTGGAGCAGAGATAAACGTGCATCGACGAGCAGCATCCCTTTTCCTAGAGCTCCGCCCCCTTTTATCTCTGCTTTGAGGGTCGAAGCTTAGAAAGAGGAATTGGATGTGGGTCGAAGATGATCGTGTCTCTCTTAGGGGTCTTTGCGCGGGACGTCATCCCCCAGAGGACGTGTTTTGGGCCGATGGTGGGCCAGCACTGCAGTCACGTGGATCTCTCCGATTGGCCGGAAAAGGACGCGCCACAGATATGGAAGGTCGGTGGAGCGGTTTAAGTTGGGCGGCCCGTTTTCCCGTCGAGTCCCCCGTTGACCGCGTTCTCCTTCCAGATGTACCACAACAACGCGCTGGAGTTCTGCATCGTGACGACGGACGAGAATGAGTGCAACTGGATGATGTTTGTCCACAAAGCGCGGTGCGTCCGCCCGCCCGAACGCTCTCCGCCTGCGCTGTTCatgctattttatgttaatGAGCAACTCGTCTccgccgtgcgtgtgtgtgtgtgttcaggaccCGTGAGGAGCAGAACCTGGTGGCGTACCCGGCCAATGGGAAGCTGTTCTTCTGCACCAGCACAGAGATCCACCCGGACCAGGAGCTGCTCTTCTACTACAGCAGAGACTACTGCAGGCTGATGGGTGAGACGCCGCCTGGTGACGTGCCTGCTAGCGCCGATTTTCAGGAATCCGGGACCTTTTCAACATCCTCCGTGTCTCCTCAGGTGTTCCCCAGGTGCCCCAGGGCCAGATCTGCCAGTGCGGCAAAGAATGCTCCTCCTTCTCCGAGCTCAAGTCGCATCTCGGCAGCCACAACGGTAACCACGGCCACAGCCCGTCACAGCAGGAccacccccagcagcagcaagagcaACACGCCCACCAGGGGGAGAAGCTGGCCAATGGGACGtcaagctcctcctcttccccgtGGCCCTGCCACGCCCacgctgcagcacaaacaaacgGTGATGGCAGCAGCGGCGTCGGGGGCGGCAATGACGCAAACGCCAACGGCGTTGCCTCCAGAGCGAAGGGTCAGGGCCACATCAGGGAGAAGAAATTTAAGTGCAGCATGTGCTCCCGGGCTTTCATCACGTGCACTAAGCTCAACGTGCACTTCATGGGCCACGTGGGGATGAAGCCTCACAAGTGTGAATACTGCAGTAAGGCGTTCAGCGATCCCAGCAACCTCAGAATGCACCTGAAGATCCACACAGGTGCGTACCGGCGAGGCTCGTCGGGCTCTTTAACGTCTTTCTTAACGTGTGAAACCCTATCCCGCCACCAGGTCAGAAGAACTACAGGTGCACGGTGTGCGAGAAGTCGTTCACGCAGAAAGCCCACGTGGCGTCGCACATGCTCATCCACACGGGGGCGGAGAAGCTCAAGTGTGACCTCTGTGACCGCGCCTTCATCAGGAAGCACGACCTGAAACAGCACATGTTGTCTCACACGCAGTAAGTAGCTAATCCTCCGATACGCTGGGAAACAATCTGGagttaaaaaaggaaaagcgaGCAGCTGAAGTGAAAGTTCTACTCCTCGATTCTTCCGTCCCCACTACAGCGAGCGGCGAATTCAGTGCCCGAAGTGCAGCAAACACTTCCTCAAGACCAACCACCTGAAGAAGCACATGAACTCCCACGAAGGTCGGAGAGACTTCGTCTGCGAGAAATGCCACAAAGCGTTCCTCACCAAGTACCACCTCACCCGGCACCTCAAGATATGCAAAGGTCCCAGGACGGAGAGGGCGTCGTGCAAGGAGAAGGACGTGGACGAGGatgaggacgaagaggaggaggaagaggaggaggaggaggaggaggaggaggaggaggaggatgaggacgatGGTaggggaagagaagagagacgcAGCAACGCAGACTGCGGTTTAGACGTTGGCGGATACAGCTCTGAAAAGTCCTCGTCGCCCCCGCATTGACAACGGCGTGCCTCATGAGCTGTTTCTTTAGTTACTGCAGTACTGACTGTTTACTCCATAGATTTTGCCAAAATAATTGCgttaatattttaatgaaattgtGTTATTCCAATTATACAATAGTGTTAACTGTTGGTAAATATCACAAGCCTGTTAGTGCTGCTAAAAAAACCAAACCTTTGTAATGGTAAAAGCCAGCTGATGAAGGTGAGTGTTTCTACTTGGATGATGGGTTTCATACAAGCTGCCTTTAATTCTGTggtgtttcttttttcattctaaAAAGGCAAATGGCAGATATTCATTTGCAGCTGCacaatattataattatttttaattccgTCCTTGCATTCTAGTCCATGTATAgtgttttcattcttttatttattaaaacagaCTTTCTTGTTCTCCTGATGAATGTACTTGCtgtgtacattttaaatgaatgataTACAGGAGAGAGCTGGTAACAGTATTTCTAacctaaaaacaaaaattggGGCTAAATTTATGAAATTTGAAGCtttaaaaaggacaaaataCGATCAGGTTACTGAAAAAGGGATAAACAGATTATTcgataaaatgaatgaaaacgcaAGCGACTGAGCGGAAATGACGTCACATCGAACTGTGACTGTTGGCGTTTCCTTTCTGCT
This portion of the Brachionichthys hirsutus isolate HB-005 chromosome 22, CSIRO-AGI_Bhir_v1, whole genome shotgun sequence genome encodes:
- the prdm4 gene encoding PR domain zinc finger protein 4; protein product: MNDLNLSPVGMDQLTVPVSASHLGLPPSPTHNPLPTPGMPVAIPSLGPSLGSLPSALSLMLPMGPLSDRGVMCGLPERNYSLPPPPYPHLESSYFRHILPGILSYLADRPPPQYIHPSSLNMDGTLSVASNNPSGLDPYSGPGGALEQGLVPMDSRQVSGQGDLHQTGPHELDSNGLAMESRVSSPMSPHRMGEELAGMDAVGGGVAVSDAQQQLGGGRQPQPHEGLDGVDSSGGVMALHGPPVLELPVAMEPDHMGGRVGNAGGGGGAGALGELSAGVVSVVLTGSLAGHSQLEAVSLHGHSGMGLEAVNVPPITAEVSLGPENNLVLVNSTLQLEGSAPKDNMAAAYTIWCTLCERSYASDCPEHGPVTFIPDTPIQSRARLSLPRPLCLRISVADEPLGVFARDVIPQRTCFGPMVGQHCSHVDLSDWPEKDAPQIWKMYHNNALEFCIVTTDENECNWMMFVHKARTREEQNLVAYPANGKLFFCTSTEIHPDQELLFYYSRDYCRLMGVPQVPQGQICQCGKECSSFSELKSHLGSHNGNHGHSPSQQDHPQQQQEQHAHQGEKLANGTSSSSSSPWPCHAHAAAQTNGDGSSGVGGGNDANANGVASRAKGQGHIREKKFKCSMCSRAFITCTKLNVHFMGHVGMKPHKCEYCSKAFSDPSNLRMHLKIHTGQKNYRCTVCEKSFTQKAHVASHMLIHTGAEKLKCDLCDRAFIRKHDLKQHMLSHTHERRIQCPKCSKHFLKTNHLKKHMNSHEGRRDFVCEKCHKAFLTKYHLTRHLKICKGPRTERASCKEKDVDEDEDEEEEEEEEEEEEEEEEEDEDDGRGREERRSNADCGLDVGGYSSEKSSSPPH